The segment GAAGTAGCGCCAAGTGATACATATACATTCAACTTAACTCTCACTGCTCCCTCAACCACTGGCACCTATACTACGGATTGGCGAATGTTGCGAGAAGGCTATCAGTGGTTTGGTGCAACATGTCAGCAGCAAATCACCGTGTCTGGCACTCCTGATACAACTCCGCCAAGCGTCCCTACCAACCTATCAGCTTGGCCGCCAAGCCAGACACAGGTAAATCTAGCCTGGTCAGCCTCGACAGATAATAGGGCGGTTGCAGGATACAAGGTCTATCGGAATGGGGCGCAAATCGCAACAACTGAAAGCACCTCATATTCAGACACCACTTGCTCGGCAAACACCACCTATACCTATCAGGTATCGGCTTTCGATACGTCGGGTAATGAATCTGCCAGGTGTACAGGGGTAGTAGTAACCACTCCTCCAAGCTATCAAGTGATTTTGGATGAGGAGTCTTGCACTTGGTATGGTTCGTGGACTAGCGCTACGGCGACTCCACCAGCTGCGTATAATGGCGACTACAAATATACCACCTCGTCAGCTAGTAGTGAGACTGCTTGGGCAAAGTGGACGCCGAACCTTACCTATGCCGGTACGTACGAGGTTTATGTCTACTATAGGTCTGGTACCAACCGCACGACTAAAGCACCTTACACCGTCTATTTCAAGACCGGGTCAACAACCATTCAGGTTAACCAGACAATTAATGGCGGCCAGTGGAACAAAATAGCAACTAAGCCTTTCAATAGCGGTACCGGCGGTTATGTGAAGCTGAGCAACTACACTGGCGAAAGCGGTCTGGCAGTGATTGCCGATGCAGTCCGCTGGAATTACCTGACCTATCTGGATTCGCAGGCCCCAAGCACGCCCACCAACCTTCAGGGAACGGCAATTTCGGGCAATCAGGTGAATCTCACATGGACTGGTTCCACAGACAATATCGGCGTAGCTGGCTATAAAATTTACAGAAACAGCTCGCAGATTGGCACGAGCGCGACCACTAGCTACTCCGATACAACTTGCTCGTCCAACACGACGTACACGTATCAGGTGAGCGCGTACGATGAGGCCGGCAACGAGTCAGGTCTAAGCAACCAGGTGGTGGTGACCACACCAGCGAGGACTGAGTACATCATAGACGAGGAGGCGGCTACCTATCAAGGTTCGTGGGTAACTGCAACCTGTGATACTTCATATGCTTACAATGGTGACTATCGTTACTACAGCACAGCCACAAGTGAAACGGCATGGGCCAAGTGGACGCCGAATCTTGAAGCCGCTGGCTACTACAATGTCTACTGCATGTACCGCTTTGGTTCAAACCGCTCGACCAAAGCTCCATATACTGTGTATTGGAATGGCGGCTCGCAGACAGTTCAAGTCAATCAAACTGTCAATGGTGGTACTTGGGTCACCTTGGTTACCAACAAGCCGTTTGCGGCTGGTACTTCAGGTTACGTGAAACTTGGCAACGGCACGGCAGAGAGCTCGAAGGTAGTGATTGCCGATGCCGTAAAGTTCAATAAACAGTAAAGGCGCAAGTCAACCCCCGTTGGTGCGCTAGCAATAGCACCTGGAGCTCTCTTGGCGAGCTCCAGGTGCGTTTTATTTTTCCAAAGCATACTTAACGGTTGCACAACTGGTAATTATACTGGTTCACTCCTTGCCATGAGGGTGATATAATACTTTCAAACATTAATTTGATTTTTATTTTAGCGGCAATCAGGCGTTTTATAATTGATAAAAGCAGCTAACTTTAAGAAATTTTATTGGTTGGTGGGCAAGAAAACCAGCTTAAATTTTTAAGGGGGAGTTGCTAGAATGGGCGCTCATTTCCGTCACTTTTTAATCCTTTTTTCTGCTCTTGTCTTGCTCCTAAGCATAGAGCTTTGTGTGTATCCATCAGCTGTTGTGTTTTACCTCGATGATCTGGGTGGTTTGAAGGCGGTGATGCATCCAGACGTCTCAGACCCAGTTTCCGCAGTTGCCGCATTAGCACAGCCAATTGTGGATCCAGCTACCGGAAAGCAGTTATCCTCAGCCATCCCACAAGGAAATAAGGTTCTTGACCTACGAGTAGAAGGCGAAACTACAATTGTAGATTTTTCGAAAGAGGTGACAGCTGGGATTACAGAGGAAAAGCTTGGAATAATTTTTAAGCAAGTAAATTTCACTCTAAGGCAGTTTGGCCTCGATAAAGATGTCAAAATTATGGCAGAAGGGAAGCTGCTATCCGATTATCTACCGCCAGCACCTACAATTACGCCTCGTTTAAAAGAAGCAACTCCTTCCTCTGCGCCTAGTATTCCTCCACTTGTCGGCGGTCTTGCAGGAAAAAGCATCACAATTTCTCCTGGACACGGCATCTATTGGAATGGCAGCGGCTGGTATACACAGCGCCCAGTTTATTGTTCGCCGCTGAACGAGGAGGACTTCCACAACCTAGAGATGTGCCAGTACCTTGAGAGGTACCTTCTAAATGATGGTGCTACCGTTCGAATGGTTCGCTGTACTAATAAAAACTATGGTAATCATCCTACTACTGGCAACCCATGGTGGAAGATGGCGGCTTGTTACTGGCTTCAGCACATTGGATACCCATGTAGCGTATATGGAAGCTACTCTGGTTGCACTTTAGGAAGTGGGTCAAGCGAATCCAGCGATGACATCCGCTCCAGACCGCTTGCTTCAGACTACGACAATAGCGACATTTACGTGTCGCTGCATACCAATGGCTATGCTGGGGATTGTTATTCAGGCTGTCCGACAGGCACCGAGACCTATTATGACGCGAGTACTGAGCATGCTCCTTGGGGTGCAGTTAGCCAGACTCTCGCTACCTACATCAACAATAACATAATGAGTGCCATCCAGCAGAATGTTGATAGCCAGTGGACCTGTCACGGCGCTTGTGTAAAGAATTCGAACGGTGCATATGGAGAAATTCGCATCCCCGACCGGGCGGCGACTCTAACAGAGCTAGCTTTCCATGATTCATGTAATTACGATGCTGTTTATTTGAGAGACAATTTCTTCAGGTCCGCGGCAATGTGGGGCATGTATAAGGGTATCTGCCAGTACTTTGGGACAAACCCAACTTGGGATTTCTATTCCTGCGAACTTGTCAGCGAGGACATTCCAACGACCATGGAGGCGGGCCGTCAGTATACAGTGCATATTACTTTCCGAAATAAGGGAGTCTTGTGGACCGAAGCCCGCCAAATTAGATTAGGTGCGGTTGGCGACTCTGATCCATTTACCACCCAGACGAGGCATATCATATCTGGCGAAGTTGGCCCAAATGAAACTTATACATTCACATTTGTACTAA is part of the Armatimonadota bacterium genome and harbors:
- a CDS encoding N-acetylmuramoyl-L-alanine amidase, yielding MKDSHLSPQVILFLVVLGCFCIVASTYAGPVAYIDASGTITVLNHPRAVDVVSALSLLSSPPPGTQAALGITSAIPPGTKLLSLTFEGDRAVVDFSKRLMSQGAGEARLAAIFDQVKWTLRCYGIDGDVSILAEGVPFAEYAEPAPVIEPRSDVKLNTLSGRSVTLSPGHGLVWTGSSWGFQRSPTCGGQLSREDDHNVEICQYIKTYLEQDGMTVKVPRCLDKNYGTCPLVSYPWWQMASVYWLWHKGYPCTVWGSTTDCTPGSGADEWNDDIRARPLASDYDNTDIYISIHTNAYQGDCYGTSCPTGSDMYYDCSSEHAAWCTVSQNLANAINNALIDAIRNKMPDSDWNNRGVHDSNGAYGEIRIPDRAACLLELGFHDTCDHDVQHLKDNFFRSVAAWGIYKGVCDYFGQTPTWDFYSNELVSHNIPSSLLPGERANVQIVFRNRGVLWNQARGFKLGAVGDSDPFTTTIRYDVTSEVAPSDTYTFNLTLTAPSTTGTYTTDWRMLREGYQWFGATCQQQITVSGTPDTTPPSVPTNLSAWPPSQTQVNLAWSASTDNRAVAGYKVYRNGAQIATTESTSYSDTTCSANTTYTYQVSAFDTSGNESARCTGVVVTTPPSYQVILDEESCTWYGSWTSATATPPAAYNGDYKYTTSSASSETAWAKWTPNLTYAGTYEVYVYYRSGTNRTTKAPYTVYFKTGSTTIQVNQTINGGQWNKIATKPFNSGTGGYVKLSNYTGESGLAVIADAVRWNYLTYLDSQAPSTPTNLQGTAISGNQVNLTWTGSTDNIGVAGYKIYRNSSQIGTSATTSYSDTTCSSNTTYTYQVSAYDEAGNESGLSNQVVVTTPARTEYIIDEEAATYQGSWVTATCDTSYAYNGDYRYYSTATSETAWAKWTPNLEAAGYYNVYCMYRFGSNRSTKAPYTVYWNGGSQTVQVNQTVNGGTWVTLVTNKPFAAGTSGYVKLGNGTAESSKVVIADAVKFNKQ